AGGTAGTATTTCACGTTTTCAGCCTGCTTTCCATTTGTTCTTTCCGGTAGTCTTTAACGCTTTTATCGAGTTTTCCAATTTTTTCTGAAGTTTCTTTGGCCCAGTCACTGAACGATTCGTTCTTCTTCTCTAGGACTACCTTACCGTCATCTTCTGAGAAATAAACTTCGGTGTTCGGTAAAATCCCTAGTTGATCCCTAAGATCTTTAGGTAAAGTTACTTGTCCTCTATCCCCGACCTTCCTCTTAAGTTTCATACATATCCCACGATATGAATATTTCGTATTTAAGATTTAAATTTCTTTCTATTGTAGTATTCCGTCAGTTCAAAGAAAGAATAAAAGATTGGCAGAGCCAGTGTTTGATGTGATAAAGAATGACTGAAATTGATGTCTGGACAGAAAAATACCGGCCCGATACTCTGAATGAGGTAGTTGGGCAGGAGAAAATAGTTGACAGATTAACCTCTTTCGTGGAGGAAGATTCAATTCCTCACCTCATGTTTGCAGGACCGGCCGGGACCGGTAAAACAACCTCAGCTATGTCCCTGGCGAAGGATCTCTACGGAGATTCATGGAGACAGAACTTCATGGAAACAAATGCCTCCGATGAGAGAGGTATCAATGTTGTCAGAGAGAGAATCAAGGATTTTGCTCGGACAAAGCCGGTCAACGCCGATTATAAGATAATATTCCTGGACGAAGCAGACGCGCTTACACAGGACGCTCAGCAGGCACTGAGAAGGACAATGGAACAGTTCTCTGACAACTGTCGATTTATACTTTCATGCAATTACTCCTCGAAGATAATCGATCCAATTCAGTCACGTTGTGCCGTGTTCAGGTTCAACCGTCTGGATGATGAAGATGTTGAGAAATATATTATGAGGATAGCTGAAAATGAAGGATTCAAGATCTCCCGTGAGGCGATTGATGCGGTTCTCAGAGTTTCCGGTGGAGATCTGAGAAGGGTTACTAATGTTTTACAGACAGCCTCCATGACTGAAGATGAGATAGAGGAAGAGGATATTTACGGCGCCTCTGCTTCTTTGAAACCGGGTGAGACAGAGGATATACTTGAGAAAGCTCTTGAAGGCGACTTTATTGAGGCCCGTGAACACCTGGCTGATATCATGATTGAAAGAGGGCTTGATGGACAGGATGTAATCAACGCAATCCACAGAGAAGTCATGGATCTAGAAGTCTCGGATCGGGCGAAACTGGAGATCATCGAACATCTCGGAGAGTTCGAGTTCCGGATTGCCGAAGGCGGAACCTCTGATATCCAGATAGAAGCACTTTTAGCTAAAATAGCAGATCTGGAAGAAAAATGATGACGGTTAACACGAAACAAAACCTCGAACAGAGAGCTATTCTGAAGAGTTCTCTCACAACTAACCTTGTGAAGTTTGATGTGGGTAAAAAAATATAGGCCGGATTCCCTGTCGGATTACAGGGGTGCAACCAGCGAGAAAGAAGAGCTGAAGGAATGGGCTGAGAACTGGGAGACGGGAGATAAACCAGTTTTACTTCACGGCCCGCCTGGAACCGGTAAGACTTCTCTTGTTGAAGCTCTCGGTAATGATCTCGGATATGAGATGCTTGAGACCAATGCCTCCGATGCTAGAACTAAGAGTAAGTTGAAAACCGAACTGAAGCAGGCAACCCAGCAGAAATCATTTTTCGGCGGCAAAAAGCTGATCTTGGTAGATGAAGTAGATGGTATGTCTTCTACAGATAGAGGCGGAACCAAAGAATTAGGGCGAATACTTGAAGAGACAAAGTTTCCCTTGGTTATGACTGCTAATGATGCCTATGATTCAAAGATTAGATCCCTCAGAAACAAATCGAAGGTCATAGAGATCGGGAAAGTACATACGAACTCGATTAACGCCCATCTAAAGCAAATCTTGGAACAGGAAGGTATTGAATACGAGAAGAAGGCTGTTAAAAAGATTGCCCGACAAGCTAATGGCCAGATGAGATCGGCTATAAATGATCTTCAAACGGTAGCCTCAGGAAAACAAGAACTTACTGAGGATGATCTTGATGCAGTCGGAATAAGAGATGCGGAGAAAGGTGTTTTTGATGCCCTTAAGATGATATTCAAGACTGATAGTGCGGAGACAGCTACCAATGCAACTGATAACCTTGATGAGGATCCGGATACGTTTCTTCAATGGGTTAGAGAGAATATTCCACGGGAATATACCGGATCTAGTGATACAGCTGAAGCCTATGACTGGATTTCGAGAGCCGATCTATTCAATGGCAGGATCAGGAGACGGATGAACTGGAAACTGCTGAAGTATGTCTATGCCTTCTCTACTATAGGAGTGGCTTTGAGCAAAGAGGAGCGTTATCAGGGATGGACGAAGTACCAGTATCCTTCAAAAATTAGGCAGATGGGGTCGTCTCGAGCCTCTCGAAACAAATTAGAGGAGATATCGAAGAAACTAGGTGAGAAGCTTCATATCTCGCTTAACGAGTCCAAATCGATGATGCCATTTGTAGCTGTGCTTCTTGAACATGATGAGAAAAAGTTTGCGGAGCAGTTAGAACTGGATGAGGATGAGATCCAGTTTATCCAGGAATTTAGATAGATATTGATCATGAAGAATCGAGGCAATTTCCAGACTAACTAGAGTCTTCCTTATTTTTTCAGTA
This portion of the Nanohaloarchaea archaeon SW_7_43_1 genome encodes:
- a CDS encoding AAA family ATPase, encoding MWVKKYRPDSLSDYRGATSEKEELKEWAENWETGDKPVLLHGPPGTGKTSLVEALGNDLGYEMLETNASDARTKSKLKTELKQATQQKSFFGGKKLILVDEVDGMSSTDRGGTKELGRILEETKFPLVMTANDAYDSKIRSLRNKSKVIEIGKVHTNSINAHLKQILEQEGIEYEKKAVKKIARQANGQMRSAINDLQTVASGKQELTEDDLDAVGIRDAEKGVFDALKMIFKTDSAETATNATDNLDEDPDTFLQWVRENIPREYTGSSDTAEAYDWISRADLFNGRIRRRMNWKLLKYVYAFSTIGVALSKEERYQGWTKYQYPSKIRQMGSSRASRNKLEEISKKLGEKLHISLNESKSMMPFVAVLLEHDEKKFAEQLELDEDEIQFIQEFR
- a CDS encoding AbrB/MazE/SpoVT family DNA-binding domain-containing protein, yielding MKLKRKVGDRGQVTLPKDLRDQLGILPNTEVYFSEDDGKVVLEKKNESFSDWAKETSEKIGKLDKSVKDYRKEQMESRLKT
- a CDS encoding replication factor C small subunit encodes the protein MTEIDVWTEKYRPDTLNEVVGQEKIVDRLTSFVEEDSIPHLMFAGPAGTGKTTSAMSLAKDLYGDSWRQNFMETNASDERGINVVRERIKDFARTKPVNADYKIIFLDEADALTQDAQQALRRTMEQFSDNCRFILSCNYSSKIIDPIQSRCAVFRFNRLDDEDVEKYIMRIAENEGFKISREAIDAVLRVSGGDLRRVTNVLQTASMTEDEIEEEDIYGASASLKPGETEDILEKALEGDFIEAREHLADIMIERGLDGQDVINAIHREVMDLEVSDRAKLEIIEHLGEFEFRIAEGGTSDIQIEALLAKIADLEEK